A part of Geothrix oryzae genomic DNA contains:
- the argG gene encoding argininosuccinate synthase translates to MSKLAVLAFSGGLDTSFCVLYLKEQGYEVATVTVNTGGFSPEELARIEAASPRLGAVSHTTVDARAGLFEGYLRYLVYGNVLRGQMYPLSVSAERVCQARAVAELAKEMGAAAIAHGSTGAGNDQVRFDVAFRALAPELEILTPIRDLGLSRAEEMAYCAERGVVFPEKTKDYSINEGMWGTSVGGRETLDAWTTLPEAAFPGGVIGSLAPKTLTISFDAGVPVALDGNAMDPVTLIAQLNALGRPYGIGRGVHLGDTILGIKGRVGFEAPAAHLLIGAHRELEKLVLSGKQLFWKESLGNLYGSLLHEGHFFDPLARDLEAFLESSQDRVRGEVRLTLHPRAFVVEGVQSPYSLMDPRIATYGEANKLWTGAEAAGFAKVFGVQQTLTLKAKSN, encoded by the coding sequence ATGAGCAAGCTCGCCGTTCTCGCCTTCTCCGGCGGCCTCGACACTTCCTTCTGCGTCCTCTACCTCAAGGAGCAGGGCTACGAGGTGGCCACGGTCACCGTCAACACCGGCGGCTTCTCGCCCGAGGAGCTGGCCCGTATCGAGGCCGCCTCGCCACGCTTGGGCGCCGTGAGCCACACCACGGTGGACGCCCGCGCCGGCCTCTTCGAGGGCTACCTGCGCTACCTGGTCTACGGCAATGTGCTGCGCGGCCAGATGTACCCGCTGTCCGTCTCGGCCGAGCGGGTCTGCCAGGCCCGGGCCGTGGCGGAACTGGCCAAGGAGATGGGGGCGGCGGCCATCGCCCACGGCTCCACGGGCGCGGGCAACGATCAGGTGCGGTTCGATGTGGCCTTCCGGGCCCTGGCGCCGGAGCTCGAGATCCTCACGCCCATCCGCGACCTGGGGCTGTCCCGCGCCGAGGAGATGGCCTACTGCGCCGAGCGAGGCGTGGTGTTCCCGGAGAAGACCAAGGACTACTCCATCAACGAAGGCATGTGGGGCACCAGCGTGGGCGGCCGGGAGACCCTGGACGCCTGGACCACCCTGCCGGAAGCGGCCTTCCCGGGCGGCGTCATCGGATCCCTCGCGCCGAAAACGCTGACCATCAGCTTTGACGCCGGCGTGCCCGTGGCCCTGGACGGCAACGCCATGGACCCCGTCACCCTCATCGCCCAGCTCAATGCCCTCGGGCGACCCTACGGCATCGGCCGCGGCGTGCACCTGGGCGACACCATCCTCGGCATCAAGGGCCGGGTGGGCTTCGAGGCCCCGGCCGCGCACCTGCTCATCGGCGCCCACCGGGAGCTGGAGAAGCTGGTCCTCAGCGGCAAGCAGCTCTTCTGGAAAGAATCCTTGGGCAACCTCTATGGCAGCCTGCTCCATGAAGGGCATTTCTTCGATCCCCTGGCCCGCGACCTGGAGGCCTTCCTGGAGTCCAGCCAGGACCGCGTCCGCGGCGAGGTGCGCCTCACCCTGCACCCCCGGGCCTTCGTGGTGGAGGGCGTACAGTCCCCCTACTCGCTGATGGATCCCCGCATCGCCACCTACGGCGAAGCCAACAAGCTCTGGACCGGCGCCGAAGCCGCGGGCTTCGCCAAGGTCTTCGGCGTCCAGCAGACCCTCACCCTCAAAGCCAAGTCCAACTGA
- the argC gene encoding N-acetyl-gamma-glutamyl-phosphate reductase, whose amino-acid sequence MTPVDVLILGASGYGGGELLRWLSLHPAVTTIRGTARSHAGKPFHAQHPNLRGLVEGIFEAAPDWAALAKSPHPVLFSALPHGELGKQWSDLEAAWKVHGLTDRLTVIDLSADFRLDPAWTYGLVDWKPERMKGARRIANPGCFATALQLALLPLAGWKPAFVAVTAATGSSGSGAAASDTTHHPTRANDFRAYKMLGHQHEAEVLRTLAAEGWEAPLSFIPQSAPMVRGIFATLQFPLPAGMEAGDLRAHYEAFYRDRFFVRMVDGSPRVAATTGSAFADIGVAARHGHGAVMVALDNLGKGMAAQAVQNLNLALGLPEWTGLKVAGGYPS is encoded by the coding sequence ATGACCCCAGTTGATGTCCTCATTCTCGGCGCATCGGGCTACGGCGGCGGGGAGCTGCTGCGCTGGCTCTCCCTCCACCCGGCCGTGACGACGATCCGCGGCACGGCCCGCAGCCATGCGGGCAAGCCCTTCCACGCCCAGCACCCGAACCTGCGGGGCCTCGTCGAGGGCATCTTCGAGGCCGCGCCGGACTGGGCGGCCTTGGCCAAGAGCCCGCATCCGGTGCTCTTTTCCGCCCTGCCCCACGGCGAACTGGGCAAGCAGTGGTCCGACCTCGAAGCGGCGTGGAAGGTCCACGGCCTGACGGACCGGCTCACGGTCATCGACCTCTCGGCGGATTTCCGCCTGGACCCCGCCTGGACCTACGGGCTGGTGGACTGGAAGCCGGAGCGCATGAAGGGCGCCCGTCGCATCGCCAACCCGGGCTGCTTCGCCACGGCCCTGCAGCTGGCCCTGCTGCCGCTGGCCGGGTGGAAGCCTGCCTTCGTGGCCGTCACCGCCGCCACGGGTTCCTCGGGATCAGGCGCCGCCGCATCGGACACCACCCACCATCCCACCCGCGCCAACGACTTCCGCGCCTACAAGATGCTCGGCCACCAGCACGAGGCCGAGGTCCTGCGCACCCTTGCGGCAGAAGGCTGGGAGGCCCCCCTCAGCTTCATCCCCCAGAGCGCGCCCATGGTGCGCGGCATCTTCGCCACCCTTCAATTCCCCCTTCCTGCGGGCATGGAAGCCGGGGACCTTCGGGCCCACTACGAGGCGTTCTACCGGGACCGCTTCTTCGTGCGGATGGTGGACGGGTCCCCGCGCGTGGCCGCCACCACCGGCAGCGCCTTCGCCGACATCGGCGTCGCCGCCCGCCACGGCCACGGCGCCGTGATGGTCGCCCTGGATAACCTCGGCAAAGGCATGGCGGCCCAGGCCGTGCAGAACCTCAACCTGGCCCTGGGCCTGCCGGAATGGACGGGGTTGAAGGTGGCGGGCGGCTACCCCAGCTAA
- a CDS encoding M20/M25/M40 family metallo-hydrolase has protein sequence MNPSLLTREALGQFARESRAAFEAELKTLVEIPSISADPARQGDVRRCAEAARALFERHGGKAEILETSGNPLIHGWFGEDPSQSTITVYNHMDVQPANEPEWTAEPFSFVVDGDTYRGRGSTDDKGPAVTALFGALAARRAGVPLNIHFLWELEEEIGSPSFEGGLNRHKDRLKTDAIVVSDTVWITRGKPSTPAGLRGLKGFRLTLETADHDLHSGVVGGAARNPLAELIKVVATMMDGETGKVLIPGFYDDVVKPSKQELEEWAHAGFSVETFKKDHMITGMRTEDPIKVMKRVWGRPTMEVHGVVGGYTGPGIKSAVPPRAEVKLSCRLVPDMDEHKTIDLIRAFVAKHFPDVQFHEEHGLAPFKGHVTGPYAEAIKDAYRFAFDAPCSFTREGGSIGAVKTMEDILGCEVFFLGLSLPSHGYHAPNENYDWEQASGGMAAFAHYFETVSSFRK, from the coding sequence ATGAATCCTTCCCTTCTCACCCGCGAGGCCCTGGGCCAGTTCGCCCGCGAAAGCCGCGCGGCTTTCGAGGCGGAGCTGAAAACCCTGGTGGAGATCCCCTCCATCAGCGCGGACCCGGCCCGCCAGGGCGATGTACGGCGCTGCGCCGAGGCGGCCCGGGCCCTCTTCGAGCGGCACGGCGGCAAGGCCGAGATCCTGGAGACCAGCGGCAATCCGCTCATCCACGGCTGGTTCGGCGAGGATCCCAGCCAGTCCACCATCACCGTCTACAACCACATGGATGTCCAGCCCGCCAACGAGCCCGAGTGGACGGCGGAGCCCTTCTCGTTCGTCGTGGACGGCGACACCTACCGCGGCCGCGGCAGCACGGACGACAAAGGTCCGGCGGTGACGGCCCTCTTCGGCGCCCTGGCCGCCCGGCGGGCGGGCGTGCCCCTCAACATCCACTTCCTGTGGGAGCTGGAAGAGGAAATCGGATCCCCCAGCTTCGAGGGCGGCCTGAACCGCCACAAGGACCGCCTGAAGACCGATGCCATCGTGGTGAGCGACACGGTCTGGATCACCCGCGGCAAGCCCAGCACCCCCGCGGGTCTGCGCGGTCTCAAGGGCTTCCGCCTGACCCTGGAGACCGCCGACCATGACCTGCACAGCGGCGTGGTGGGCGGCGCGGCCCGCAACCCCCTGGCCGAGCTCATCAAGGTCGTGGCCACCATGATGGACGGCGAGACGGGCAAGGTGCTGATCCCCGGCTTCTACGACGATGTGGTGAAGCCCTCCAAGCAGGAGCTGGAGGAGTGGGCCCATGCGGGCTTCAGCGTGGAGACCTTCAAGAAGGACCACATGATCACCGGCATGCGCACGGAGGATCCCATCAAGGTCATGAAGCGCGTCTGGGGCCGGCCCACGATGGAAGTCCACGGCGTGGTGGGCGGCTACACGGGCCCCGGCATCAAGAGCGCCGTGCCGCCCCGGGCCGAAGTGAAGCTGAGCTGCCGCCTGGTGCCGGACATGGATGAGCACAAGACCATCGACCTGATCCGCGCCTTCGTGGCCAAGCACTTCCCCGATGTGCAGTTCCACGAGGAGCACGGCCTGGCGCCCTTCAAGGGCCATGTCACGGGCCCCTACGCCGAAGCCATCAAGGATGCCTACCGCTTCGCCTTCGACGCGCCCTGCTCCTTCACCCGCGAGGGCGGCAGCATCGGCGCCGTGAAGACCATGGAGGACATCCTGGGCTGCGAGGTCTTCTTCCTGGGCCTCAGCCTCCCCAGCCACGGCTACCACGCCCCCAACGAGAACTACGACTGGGAGCAGGCCTCCGGCGGCATGGCGGCCTTCGCCCACTACTTCGAGACAGTGAGTTCGTTCAGGAAGTAG
- a CDS encoding SDR family oxidoreductase: MDLGIRGKVAMVAAGSKGLGRAAALALGAEGCAVSICGRSAEALQAAKTELEALGVPALAVVADVAKTEDLARWHQATVSVLGAVDILVTNTGGPKAATFEGLSDADWADGVDSTLMNAVRMTRLVLPGMKARKWGRIIHITSLVAKQPYPLLTISSTLRAGLSGLTRTLAMETAADGITVNALLPGHIMTDRQHHLAEVKSKAEGITVSEHFARQAAAIPARRIGEPAEIGAVIAFLCGAPASYVTGQSLLVDGGLVQGTF, from the coding sequence ATGGATCTGGGCATTCGCGGCAAGGTGGCCATGGTGGCGGCGGGCAGCAAGGGGTTGGGCCGGGCCGCGGCCCTGGCGCTGGGGGCCGAGGGCTGCGCCGTGTCGATCTGCGGACGCAGCGCCGAGGCGCTGCAGGCGGCGAAGACGGAGCTGGAGGCCCTGGGAGTGCCCGCCCTCGCGGTGGTGGCCGATGTCGCCAAGACGGAGGACCTGGCCCGGTGGCATCAGGCCACGGTCTCGGTCCTGGGTGCGGTGGACATCCTGGTCACCAACACCGGCGGTCCCAAGGCGGCCACCTTCGAGGGCCTTTCCGATGCAGATTGGGCCGATGGGGTGGACTCCACCCTCATGAACGCGGTGCGGATGACCCGCCTGGTGCTGCCGGGGATGAAGGCCCGGAAGTGGGGGCGCATCATCCACATCACCAGCCTCGTGGCCAAGCAGCCCTATCCCCTGCTCACCATCAGCTCTACCCTGCGGGCGGGGCTGTCCGGCCTGACGCGCACGCTCGCCATGGAAACCGCCGCCGACGGCATCACCGTCAACGCCCTGCTCCCGGGCCACATCATGACGGACCGGCAGCACCACCTGGCCGAGGTGAAATCCAAGGCCGAGGGCATCACCGTGTCCGAGCACTTCGCCCGCCAGGCCGCCGCCATCCCGGCGAGGCGCATCGGGGAACCCGCCGAGATCGGCGCCGTCATCGCCTTCCTGTGCGGCGCCCCGGCGAGCTATGTCACCGGCCAGAGCCTGCTGGTGGACGGAGGCCTCGTCCAAGGCACCTTCTAA
- a CDS encoding SPFH domain-containing protein — MLKERPAFAFPGLPILLLDLLVVLGALALTIQGGLQNDPGRFFYTVPVLVLGLFVLTGLFVVNPNEAAALQLFGAYRGTVRSAGMAWANPFLTKRKISTKARSFESQRLKVNDLDGNPVEIAAIVVWRVVDTAEALFEVEDCEKYVTVQSEAALRALASHFPYDAHEEGQRSLRGSMDEVAAKLKQELQRVLSQAGVEVQDARISHLAYAPEIAQAMLQRQQASAIIAARQKIVEGAVGMVEMALELLEQKGTVRLDEERKAAMVSNLLVVLCSERAANPVVNAGTLYH, encoded by the coding sequence ATGCTCAAGGAACGCCCGGCATTTGCCTTTCCCGGCCTGCCCATCCTGCTGCTGGATCTGCTGGTGGTCCTGGGGGCCCTGGCCCTGACGATCCAGGGCGGCCTGCAGAACGATCCCGGCCGCTTCTTCTACACCGTGCCCGTGCTGGTGCTCGGCCTCTTCGTCCTGACGGGCCTGTTCGTGGTGAACCCCAACGAAGCGGCCGCCCTGCAGCTGTTCGGGGCCTACCGCGGCACCGTGCGCTCGGCGGGCATGGCCTGGGCCAATCCCTTCCTCACCAAGCGGAAGATCAGCACCAAGGCGCGCAGCTTCGAGAGCCAGCGCCTGAAGGTGAACGACCTGGACGGCAACCCGGTGGAGATCGCCGCCATCGTCGTCTGGCGGGTGGTGGACACGGCGGAGGCCCTGTTCGAGGTGGAGGACTGCGAGAAGTATGTGACGGTCCAGAGCGAGGCGGCGCTGCGCGCCCTGGCCTCCCACTTCCCCTACGATGCGCACGAGGAGGGGCAGCGCTCCCTGCGGGGCAGCATGGACGAGGTGGCCGCCAAACTGAAGCAGGAACTCCAGCGCGTCCTTTCGCAGGCCGGCGTCGAGGTGCAGGACGCCCGCATCAGCCACCTGGCCTACGCACCGGAGATCGCCCAGGCCATGCTGCAGCGCCAGCAGGCCTCGGCCATCATCGCCGCCCGCCAGAAGATCGTGGAGGGGGCCGTGGGCATGGTCGAAATGGCCCTGGAGCTGCTCGAGCAGAAGGGCACCGTGCGCCTCGACGAGGAGCGCAAGGCCGCCATGGTGTCCAACCTGCTGGTGGTGCTCTGCAGCGAGCGCGCGGCCAATCCCGTGGTGAATGCGGGCACTCTGTACCACTGA
- a CDS encoding Arc family DNA-binding protein, giving the protein MAERKPFLLRMDPELLAKLQSWASEDLRSLNGHIEFLLRQALQREGRLGPEKPPPKAPE; this is encoded by the coding sequence GTGGCCGAACGCAAACCCTTCCTCCTCCGGATGGATCCGGAGCTGCTGGCCAAGCTGCAGAGCTGGGCCAGCGAGGATCTGCGCAGCCTCAACGGACACATCGAATTCCTGCTGCGGCAGGCCCTCCAGCGGGAGGGACGCCTCGGCCCCGAGAAGCCCCCCCCAAAGGCCCCCGAATGA
- a CDS encoding multicopper oxidase family protein, translating into MHTPQPRSILWTALLVAGLAAGPATLPLAAEPPMLGVSPILTKYVDPLPVPPAATPRFVRGFSELADYYEIAMTQHQHRFHSELGPATVWTYGMKGQPGIYLGPTIVAHRDRPVIVKWINQLPNDPNTFPLKDSIDPTIMGADLPTGRAIPHLHGGKTAARFDGTPGQWWTATGQKGPDFVTDTFTYTNEQPAALLWYHDHSMGATRFNPYLGLAAAYLIFDKVDTGTTINGQKVPSGNYHLPIVLQDKVFNSDGTLFYPTQGNNSVHPIWVPEFFGDTPVINGKAYPRLDAEPRRYRLRLLNGSQARFYDLTFDHDGTALPFHVIGSEQGLLPAAVPKTNLLIAPGERFDVIVDFTGLPLGTKITVKNSALAPYPDGGMSDIPELMQIAVNTPLAGADLSVPAAALKLPAVPRLIPTPHLAHREVVGQETADPATDTPIGVKFNGYGSMDPTTDFIKAGSTETWEWINLTGDAHPMHIHLVSFQVLDRQPFDVDGYEAAWDAYLASGRLPALKPVLSSFLTLGPPVPPAPEEMGGKDTVKAYPGFVTRVRAKFDLPWTSVLDMDFRTRTFGTYVYHCHILEHEENDMMRPFEITF; encoded by the coding sequence GTGCATACGCCTCAACCCCGATCGATCCTCTGGACCGCCCTGCTCGTGGCAGGCCTTGCCGCGGGACCCGCGACCCTCCCCCTGGCGGCGGAGCCCCCCATGCTGGGCGTCAGTCCCATCCTGACCAAGTATGTGGATCCCCTGCCGGTCCCGCCCGCCGCGACGCCCCGATTCGTGCGCGGGTTCTCGGAACTTGCGGATTACTACGAGATCGCCATGACCCAGCACCAGCACCGGTTCCATTCGGAGCTCGGGCCGGCGACTGTGTGGACCTATGGCATGAAGGGCCAGCCTGGCATCTACCTGGGGCCGACGATCGTGGCCCACCGGGACCGTCCGGTGATCGTGAAGTGGATCAACCAGCTTCCCAATGACCCGAACACCTTCCCGCTCAAGGATTCCATCGACCCGACGATCATGGGCGCGGACCTGCCCACCGGCCGCGCCATCCCCCATCTCCACGGCGGCAAGACCGCGGCCCGCTTCGACGGCACCCCCGGCCAGTGGTGGACCGCCACGGGACAGAAGGGACCGGATTTCGTCACGGACACCTTCACCTACACGAACGAACAACCCGCGGCCCTTCTCTGGTACCACGACCATTCCATGGGCGCCACCCGGTTCAACCCCTACCTGGGGCTCGCGGCGGCCTACCTGATCTTCGACAAGGTCGATACGGGGACGACCATCAACGGCCAGAAGGTGCCCTCCGGCAACTACCACCTTCCGATCGTCCTCCAGGACAAGGTCTTCAACTCGGATGGCACGCTGTTCTACCCCACCCAGGGCAACAACTCCGTCCATCCGATCTGGGTGCCCGAATTCTTCGGCGACACCCCCGTGATCAACGGCAAGGCCTACCCGCGCCTGGATGCCGAGCCGCGGCGCTACCGGCTCCGGCTCCTGAACGGCTCCCAGGCCCGGTTCTACGACCTGACCTTCGATCACGACGGAACCGCGCTGCCCTTCCATGTGATCGGCTCCGAGCAGGGCCTGCTGCCCGCGGCGGTCCCCAAGACCAACCTGCTGATCGCCCCTGGCGAGCGCTTCGATGTCATCGTGGATTTCACGGGCCTGCCGCTGGGCACCAAGATCACGGTGAAGAACTCGGCCCTGGCGCCCTATCCCGACGGCGGGATGTCCGACATCCCGGAGCTGATGCAGATCGCGGTCAACACCCCGCTGGCGGGCGCCGACCTCAGCGTGCCCGCGGCCGCCCTGAAGTTGCCGGCGGTTCCCCGCCTGATTCCCACCCCCCACCTGGCGCACCGGGAGGTGGTGGGCCAGGAGACCGCCGATCCCGCCACGGACACGCCGATCGGGGTGAAGTTCAACGGCTACGGCTCCATGGATCCGACCACCGATTTCATCAAGGCCGGATCGACGGAGACCTGGGAATGGATCAACCTCACCGGGGACGCGCACCCCATGCACATCCACTTGGTGTCCTTCCAGGTTCTGGATCGCCAGCCCTTCGATGTGGACGGCTACGAAGCCGCCTGGGATGCCTATCTGGCGTCGGGGCGCCTGCCCGCCCTGAAGCCGGTCCTCAGCAGCTTCCTCACCCTGGGCCCGCCCGTCCCGCCGGCCCCCGAGGAGATGGGCGGCAAGGACACCGTGAAGGCCTATCCGGGCTTCGTCACGAGGGTCCGGGCCAAGTTCGATCTCCCCTGGACTTCGGTGCTGGACATGGATTTCAGGACCCGGACCTTCGGCACCTATGTGTACCACTGCCACATCCTTGAGCACGAAGAGAACGACATGATGCGACCGTTCGAGATCACTTTCTGA
- the lpdA gene encoding dihydrolipoyl dehydrogenase, with protein MASFDLIVIGSGPGGYIAAIRAAQLGLNTALVEKDPALGGTCLHRGCIPAKTWLESAHRFEQMQVADDYGIDGVDAKALKPNLATIVKRKGRIVLKNAKGIEFLMKKNKVTVLKGLGKLLGGGKVEVAGEVHEAKRIILATGSAPKDIPGLETDGVRVLNSDHILDMTELPSHLVILGAGAIGVEFASVFSRLGSKVTLVEFMDTILPLEDEDIGLELTKIFRKTYKIDVRTKTKITRIEKRADGVVCHLEGETPGEVVGSHLLVAVGRAPRVEGIGLEKTKAQVDRGCVVIDKFMQTGEPGLYAIGDIVRTPWLAHVASDEGIVAAEHAAQSLGKDAHPHPVRYDRFPACTYCDPEVGTVGLSEKAAKAKGHEVQVGTFPFAPMAKANIVGEPHGFIKIVADKKYGEILGIHILGPKATELVASSVALMGGEYTVNELINTMYPHPSLNEVFPEAARAVYGRALNM; from the coding sequence ATGGCTTCCTTCGATCTCATCGTCATCGGTTCCGGCCCCGGCGGGTACATCGCCGCCATCCGCGCGGCGCAGCTGGGCCTGAACACGGCCTTGGTGGAGAAGGACCCCGCGCTGGGGGGCACCTGCCTGCACCGCGGCTGCATCCCGGCCAAGACCTGGCTGGAGAGCGCCCACCGCTTCGAGCAGATGCAGGTGGCCGATGACTACGGCATCGACGGCGTGGACGCCAAGGCCCTGAAGCCCAACCTCGCCACCATCGTGAAGCGCAAGGGCCGCATCGTCCTGAAGAACGCCAAGGGCATCGAGTTCCTCATGAAGAAGAACAAGGTGACCGTGCTCAAGGGCCTGGGGAAGCTGCTGGGCGGCGGCAAGGTGGAGGTGGCGGGCGAGGTCCACGAGGCCAAGCGCATCATCCTGGCCACGGGCTCGGCCCCCAAGGACATCCCCGGCCTGGAAACGGATGGCGTCCGGGTGCTCAACAGCGACCACATCCTGGACATGACCGAGCTGCCGAGCCACCTCGTGATCCTGGGCGCGGGCGCCATCGGCGTGGAGTTCGCCTCGGTGTTCAGCCGTCTGGGCTCCAAGGTGACGCTGGTGGAGTTCATGGACACGATCCTGCCCCTCGAGGACGAGGACATCGGCCTCGAGCTGACCAAGATCTTCCGCAAGACCTACAAGATCGATGTGCGCACCAAGACCAAGATCACCCGCATCGAGAAGCGGGCCGACGGCGTGGTGTGCCACCTGGAGGGCGAGACGCCGGGCGAAGTGGTGGGGAGTCACCTGCTAGTGGCCGTGGGCCGCGCCCCCCGCGTGGAGGGCATCGGCCTGGAGAAGACCAAGGCGCAGGTGGACCGCGGCTGCGTCGTGATCGACAAGTTCATGCAGACCGGCGAGCCCGGCCTCTACGCCATCGGCGACATCGTGCGCACGCCCTGGCTGGCCCATGTGGCCAGCGACGAGGGCATCGTGGCCGCCGAGCATGCGGCCCAGAGCCTGGGCAAGGACGCGCATCCCCATCCGGTGCGCTACGACCGCTTCCCCGCCTGCACCTACTGCGATCCCGAGGTGGGCACCGTGGGCCTCAGCGAGAAGGCCGCCAAGGCCAAGGGTCATGAGGTGCAGGTGGGCACCTTCCCCTTCGCGCCCATGGCGAAGGCCAACATCGTGGGCGAGCCCCACGGCTTCATCAAGATCGTGGCGGACAAGAAATACGGCGAGATCCTCGGCATCCACATCCTGGGCCCCAAGGCCACCGAGCTGGTGGCTTCCAGCGTGGCGCTCATGGGTGGCGAGTACACGGTGAACGAGCTGATCAACACCATGTATCCCCACCCCAGCCTCAACGAGGTGTTCCCCGAGGCGGCGCGGGCCGTCTACGGGCGCGCCCTGAACATGTAG
- a CDS encoding acyl-CoA desaturase produces the protein MPQPKRWNLLNTLFLTGTLAAALVLVPWRLATSGLAWSEALVFLAMIFLVGTSISGGYHRLFSHRAYKASWPVRFLFLCFGAAAFENSALKWASDHRVHHQHVDTERDPYQIGKGFWYAHWTWVMEAKSLPLAGVADLEKDPLVRWQHRNHFLIGAVVASIPLAIGLATGNLLGHLVFGVALRIVMTHHTTFFINSAAHMFGSRPYTDANTARDNWLLAPLTYGEGYHNFHHLWQWDYRNGALWYQWDTTKWLLNVLGWFGLVGQFRRVSAAAMTRARLHMEEKRLHERLSLASPGSATPMQARLVAARLKLDAALAALHDRHEAWNQKKVEWRAKGLARAEAWREAKAEWRASVATHRAELKAAWAEWRAARLEVRSALVYA, from the coding sequence ATGCCCCAACCCAAGCGATGGAATCTGCTCAACACGCTTTTCCTGACGGGCACGCTGGCCGCGGCGCTGGTGCTGGTGCCCTGGCGGCTGGCTACCTCCGGCCTGGCGTGGAGCGAGGCTCTGGTCTTCCTGGCCATGATCTTCCTCGTGGGCACCTCCATCAGCGGGGGCTACCACCGGCTCTTCAGCCACCGGGCCTACAAGGCCTCCTGGCCCGTGCGCTTCCTCTTCCTGTGCTTCGGCGCCGCCGCCTTTGAGAACTCGGCCCTGAAGTGGGCCAGCGATCACCGGGTGCATCACCAGCATGTGGACACCGAGAGGGACCCCTACCAGATCGGCAAGGGCTTCTGGTACGCCCACTGGACCTGGGTGATGGAGGCCAAGAGCCTGCCGCTGGCCGGGGTGGCCGACCTGGAGAAGGATCCCCTGGTGCGCTGGCAGCACCGGAACCACTTCCTCATCGGGGCCGTGGTGGCTTCGATCCCGCTGGCCATCGGACTGGCCACCGGCAACCTCCTCGGCCACCTGGTCTTCGGCGTGGCGCTGCGCATCGTCATGACGCACCACACCACCTTCTTCATCAACAGCGCGGCCCACATGTTCGGGAGCCGGCCCTACACCGACGCCAACACCGCCCGGGACAACTGGCTGCTGGCGCCCCTCACCTACGGCGAGGGCTATCACAACTTCCACCACCTCTGGCAGTGGGACTACCGCAACGGGGCCCTCTGGTACCAGTGGGACACCACCAAGTGGCTGCTCAATGTGCTGGGCTGGTTCGGCCTGGTGGGGCAGTTCCGGCGCGTTTCCGCGGCGGCGATGACCCGGGCCCGGCTCCACATGGAGGAAAAGCGCCTCCACGAGCGGCTCAGCCTGGCCAGCCCCGGCAGCGCCACCCCCATGCAGGCCCGGCTGGTGGCGGCCCGCCTGAAGCTGGATGCCGCCCTGGCCGCGCTGCATGACCGCCACGAGGCCTGGAACCAGAAGAAGGTGGAATGGCGGGCGAAGGGGCTGGCCAGGGCCGAGGCCTGGCGAGAGGCCAAGGCGGAGTGGCGGGCCTCCGTGGCGACCCACCGCGCGGAGCTGAAGGCGGCCTGGGCGGAGTGGCGGGCGGCCCGGCTCGAAGTGCGGTCTGCGCTGGTGTACGCCTAG